A region from the Zonotrichia leucophrys gambelii isolate GWCS_2022_RI chromosome Z, RI_Zleu_2.0, whole genome shotgun sequence genome encodes:
- the SH3GL2 gene encoding endophilin-A1 isoform X2: protein MSVAGLKKQFHKATQKVSEKVGGAEGTKLDDDFKEMERKVDVTSRAVVEIMAKTIEYLQPNPASRAKLSMINTMSKIRGQEKGPGYPQAEALLADAMLKFGRELGEECNFGPALVDVGEAMKELSEVKDSLDMEVKQNFIDPLQNLHDKDLREIQHHLKKMEGRRLDFDYKKKRQGKLPDEELRQALEKFDESKEIAESSMFNLLEMDIEQVSQLSALVQAQLEYHKQATQILQRVTSKLEDRIKEASSQPRREYQPKPRMSLDFSTGDNTQHNGGISHATTPKPSGAHMDQPCCRALYDFEPENEGELGFKEGDIITLTNQIDENWYEGMLHGQSGFFPINYVDILVPLPN from the exons aaaGTGAGTGAAAAAGTAGGAGGTGCGGAAGGAACAAAACTAGATGATGATTTCAAAGAAATGGAAAGG AAAGTGGATGTTACCAGCAGGGCAGTTGTGGAAATAATGGCAAAGACAATAGAGTATCTTCAGCCAAATCCAG CTTCCAGAGCTAAACTCAGCATGATCAACACTATGTCAAAAATTCGAGGCCAGGAAAAGGGACCAGGCTATCCTCAGGCAGAAGCCTTGCTGGCAGATGCAATGCTGAAGTTTGGCCGAGAACTTGGTGAAGAATGCAACTTTG GACCAGCACTTGTTGATGTGGGAGAAGCTATGAAGGAGCTTTCTGAAGTCAAGGACTCTTTAGACATGGAAGTGAAGCAAAACTTCATTGATCCACTTCAGAATCTCCATGATAAAGATCTGAGAGAAATACAG caTCACCTGAAGAAAATGGAGGGTCGACGCCTGGATTTtgattacaagaaaaaaagacaggGCAAGCTCCCTGATGAAGAACTTCGTCAAGCTCTGGAGAAATTTGATGAATCAAAAGAAATTGCTGAGTCAAGCATGTTTAACCTTCTGGAGATGGAT ATTGAACAAGTGAGCCAGCTTTCCGCTCTCGTGCAAGCCCAGCTGGAGTACCACAAGCAGGCCACACAGATCTTACAGCGAGTTACTTCTAAACTGGAAGATAG AATAAAAGAGGCATCATCTCAGCCCAGGCGAGAGTACCAGCCCAAACCCCGTATGAGCCTGGATTTCTCGACTGGTGACAATACACAGCACAATGGAGGGATATCCCATGCCACCACACCCAAACCATCAG GTGCTCACATGGATCAGCCATGCTGCCGAGCTCTGTATGACTTCGAACCAGAGAATGAAGGGGAGTTGGGATTTAAAGAGGGTGATATTATTACCCTCACTAACCAGATTGATGAAAACTGGTACGAGGGGATGCTTCATGGCCAGTCAGGTTTCTTCCCCATCAATTATGTCGATATTCTAGTTCCATTACCCAATTAG
- the SH3GL2 gene encoding endophilin-A1 isoform X1 produces the protein MRTKLDGDRHFIHFLQTEHKVSEKVGGAEGTKLDDDFKEMERKVDVTSRAVVEIMAKTIEYLQPNPASRAKLSMINTMSKIRGQEKGPGYPQAEALLADAMLKFGRELGEECNFGPALVDVGEAMKELSEVKDSLDMEVKQNFIDPLQNLHDKDLREIQHHLKKMEGRRLDFDYKKKRQGKLPDEELRQALEKFDESKEIAESSMFNLLEMDIEQVSQLSALVQAQLEYHKQATQILQRVTSKLEDRIKEASSQPRREYQPKPRMSLDFSTGDNTQHNGGISHATTPKPSGAHMDQPCCRALYDFEPENEGELGFKEGDIITLTNQIDENWYEGMLHGQSGFFPINYVDILVPLPN, from the exons aaaGTGAGTGAAAAAGTAGGAGGTGCGGAAGGAACAAAACTAGATGATGATTTCAAAGAAATGGAAAGG AAAGTGGATGTTACCAGCAGGGCAGTTGTGGAAATAATGGCAAAGACAATAGAGTATCTTCAGCCAAATCCAG CTTCCAGAGCTAAACTCAGCATGATCAACACTATGTCAAAAATTCGAGGCCAGGAAAAGGGACCAGGCTATCCTCAGGCAGAAGCCTTGCTGGCAGATGCAATGCTGAAGTTTGGCCGAGAACTTGGTGAAGAATGCAACTTTG GACCAGCACTTGTTGATGTGGGAGAAGCTATGAAGGAGCTTTCTGAAGTCAAGGACTCTTTAGACATGGAAGTGAAGCAAAACTTCATTGATCCACTTCAGAATCTCCATGATAAAGATCTGAGAGAAATACAG caTCACCTGAAGAAAATGGAGGGTCGACGCCTGGATTTtgattacaagaaaaaaagacaggGCAAGCTCCCTGATGAAGAACTTCGTCAAGCTCTGGAGAAATTTGATGAATCAAAAGAAATTGCTGAGTCAAGCATGTTTAACCTTCTGGAGATGGAT ATTGAACAAGTGAGCCAGCTTTCCGCTCTCGTGCAAGCCCAGCTGGAGTACCACAAGCAGGCCACACAGATCTTACAGCGAGTTACTTCTAAACTGGAAGATAG AATAAAAGAGGCATCATCTCAGCCCAGGCGAGAGTACCAGCCCAAACCCCGTATGAGCCTGGATTTCTCGACTGGTGACAATACACAGCACAATGGAGGGATATCCCATGCCACCACACCCAAACCATCAG GTGCTCACATGGATCAGCCATGCTGCCGAGCTCTGTATGACTTCGAACCAGAGAATGAAGGGGAGTTGGGATTTAAAGAGGGTGATATTATTACCCTCACTAACCAGATTGATGAAAACTGGTACGAGGGGATGCTTCATGGCCAGTCAGGTTTCTTCCCCATCAATTATGTCGATATTCTAGTTCCATTACCCAATTAG